Part of the Vespula pensylvanica isolate Volc-1 chromosome 23, ASM1446617v1, whole genome shotgun sequence genome is shown below.
AATTACTAGATCTTTTAACTACATGTACATAGTTACTTAtcgtacaaaattattataagtgTAGATGAAATTCAGTGTTACAAAGTAGCATTATTTCATTcacaattataatttattttaaaagttattgaaaaaattcttactATATAATTTACACCTTTGATCACTAAAGCACCACATCAAATATTTGTGGTAGTCAATGATCAGTAAAAGTAATATTCTAAAATTAATGTTTAGCATAATGCATTGAGAGATATTGTTACATCTATAAAATGGTTATAATACACATTTAACTTTTGGaatgtataagaaataattttgatttcagTCAAATGTGTAATTAAtgcttaattaatattaataataaaatatctttaagaaaaaagtgaacataaaattataaataagctACAAAtactatgtttttttttttctatgtttttcttGTCTTTACAATTACTATTTTAGATATCacataaataatagaatatttttttgtttttcattcacagtataacaaatatttttagtgAATACCtgacttttttcttcattacatgtgtataagtataaatatagtatagcGTTTTTAAGTACAACCTCTACAGATTTGTAATAATagtacatatttttctaatttacatTAACATTGATAATTCTTTAacgtattattttcaatagataaaaatttaatggcAAGCTTTGTgccaaagtttttcttttacaatgatttttgaagacgtgtgtatatactttGTAACTACAATATCATTCGTATATTAgagttctttttctataagtacaaataaatagtaaatagtataatataattatagttaaACTTCGCAGTACataatcttatttaaaaatgggATATAATTGATGAACTAgcattaacaataaaatttaaaaaatttttatattttactgtgttttatctctttgcattcaattattatattaaataaattataattttccttcatattcatttaaattatttttttcattctattataattttaattaagaaaattccaataataatttcaaggtttgttaaaaatcaatttcttattaataatgtaacaCATTTTCAAAACTGTCTGTCATATTATCTGTTTAATATGAGTGCttccaattaattatatttagataaaaatttactcTTCATTTAAatggatattattttaacaagtaaagctataattaataaaccaTAAAgcataattataatttgttacgtgtatgtctatgtgtatctgtatattcatatatacatacatcttaATAGTATTCAACAATGTCATTGCTTGGGTCTAGATTAGATAAAGATTTTGTTACCATTGTCAGATTAAAACGGACAAAGGCACGGTAAAGCAATAAAACATGAGATCTTGGCCATGCAgccatatatataattaatgtgttttttatttgcatgTAATATTCATGCATATTCCTGACTTatagttaattaaatatccTAATTTAATCTAGACCCATTACATTGCTTAATTATCTGTTCattttatacgttttcttattatctGTAATATAGATTTTCAAATACAGATCTTattattctgtttttataGAATTGCAATATAATATCCTGATGATATTGATGAATTTTTGTTGACtacatatttgaaattaatttatatgtagaATGGCAAGACATttgtatttacaaatattacagaataataaaattattgggAAGTATACAattggtgtgtgtgtgtgtgtgtgtgtgtttgtgtgtaaaTGATCACTGAcattaaatgaatatacaaTAAAGATACACACATCGAATCATGAAAAGTATAATCTCaatgaagaattaaaattgattactaCATAACTttcagagaagagagaagatattaaTTGTGCATATTACTCCGTTGCAAAATGTATATCGTGGGATATGCATGTTTGTGACCAAACAGTCTTTTAAAGTAGACAAACTTTTAAACTCTTATGCTCTATCACTGGATTGGattacttaaaatatatatatatatgtatgtaaataatcATGCGAGTAATTACTGCTTTATGAAAGATCACTTACATTTTCATAACAATTCTTTGGTGGGCCAGAAGTTCAGGTATTTGATATGGCATAGGTTAGCTTCTAATGGctagatttttattatgttaatgAAGAAAGTTTTCGTTGACCTATCAAACTTAaacatattgaaaattttctttcgcagCAAGTAACGGTAATTTTTCAATGCTCTGTTTAAGGTCAAAACTGTGTAACCAATCAGAACTCGGTTTTGCCTTTACTCCACAAAAactaaaattacaaaaatcaGCAGCATTTTGTAGAGCACCACGATGGAATGGATTGCCTTGTTTGAAATGTGTATAACGTCCAgcattcattctttcatttgtAGTCATTCCAAGTACCATGATCTAAAcaagttattataatttattcaaaataccgcgtaatatatacgaataatgaGAGAAATTCAATCAATCAATATATTGTATCATAGAGGAAGTTTTAACAAACCTGATAACATTGACAAGCTAACAACATCCCAACCCAAAGTGAATGAAGAGAGGTATTTGTTGCGATCCACATAATCCAAGCATCGCAGGTAGCAGCAGCTACTAAATAATTATCTGCGCTATGACCATTTGTCAAATTAGTCCAACATTCAAACTGCCAATATTGCACGCTAGCAGATAAAATAACAATGCACAGACCTAATAACGATGCTAAAAAGcctagaaaatatttatgattgtGTGCTCctgtaaatataagaaatataaataataattataatataggaatatagatatatttgaaaagattaataaataattaccaaTACAGTTATTAACCCAAGGACAGTGATGATCAAATCTTGCGATACATCTATCACATGTAGAACAATGCTTTGATCGCACAGGTCTTCTAACCAAACAACTGCTGCAAAACCATTGCGGTTCAAAACCACCTGATTCGGCTAATTCTATTATTGTctagaaaatgtaaatacataGTTCTCGCTTCATAAACagttttgtatattatttattttatatatttatttatgtgatATATTAAAGGcttacatttaatttatcttcgtGACTTGCTGTAATTACTCCTGGATCTCCACGCCAAGATTGTAAGAAGCATATCCAAAGAGGAACAGAACCCccaattaataataaccatAAATACCAAGCTGCATGAATGCCTAACCAGAATACCCATGTAACATATATCCACATctgtaatacaatataaaatacataataaaattactttttataatttttatattctatatatacagtatTATACTCGTAGATACTATTTCTAATAAGATgaacataaaaatatgtacattaaatataataataaaactgatTAGATTAgctttattaatcttattaagtaattaccaaaaaagaaaaagagaaaaaaagaaacctcacacgtatatgtatttataatatttaaaaaacttgtaaaaattatatgatcttaatcttttttaatggcaatatataagaagatatttttattatctttttccaaCTTCGTAATATTATCACAGctataataaaatgtacatTATAGAAAGATATCTTAACACTTGATTACTTATCAGTCTTATTGATGATGGATAATGTCATGTCACATGATACTTGTAAACTCTTGCAATCTTAGTTAAACTCACCTTAGTAGCCAAATAAATGGACAATGGCAAGATATGAAATAGTCGTTCatcaaagataaaatgatTAGCTGAATATATTCCTACATAGAGCATTATGAAGGCACctagttttattaaataatccaATCCACTTTGTAGAATCATTCCTATTACATAAAACACTATAAATGGAGTACTGACCATGCAATACCAGCGTATTctctgaaaaaatataaaataatttttgtaaagaataaaaattaaattactagtagaaaaagaaaatattttttatgcataGGTAAATTACCTTATCCCTGCACCATGTCCTTGTACgtccttgtttttctttaatttcttgaCTTATTTTATGACCCAACCAAGCAGCTCCAATATGAGGGCCTAATAATGTCATTGGGGTCTCATTTTTAAAGTTTGGAACATCTAAGGATGCTCCATGATGAACTAACGTAGATATCGCTGTATTATTTTTAGCTATAATAGCCCAATGTAAAGCTGTATTACCATGTAAATTATCTGTTAGTGAATGCGATGCAcctaatgttaataataatcttgtgGGATCTAAActgtaaaatgaaaaactttaAAGTAACCCAAATAGTATGGTTccaataaaatgtaatatccACTGTTACTCCTAATCTTCCTTTATATACCTATTAACTTTATAAGCGCTCCACATAAGAGGTGTCATGGCACTTTTATCTAACATATTTGGATTTACTCCTTTAGCAACTAAGTAAGCTACAATAGCTGTGTGACCAAACAGAGCTGCTAAGTGAATACATGAAAAACCTTCAGAATCTCTTAAAGTTGGATCAGCTCCTGCTCTCATCAATATAACCACTATACCTAAATGTCCTTGCCTACAAACATATAGATCATGtacaatacatattttttattagaagttttaaatacatttaacaATACTAACCTAGTTGCCCAATGCAATGGAGTTGAAACTAATTCACCACCAATAGCATCTACAACAGCTCCTTTAGCAATTAGATACTTTactatatctttataattatttattgctGCCCAATGCAGTAATGTTACTGTTTCTGCATCAGGTTGATTTACATCTGCTCCGGCTTCTACCAATTCCGTAACACGATCCAATGCACCATACTGAaacagatatttatttatttaaaaaaaaaaaaaatatttaaaaatttctatttgcttatatatgtgtgtatttaatatataaagaggTTACCTGAGTAGCTCTAACAATATCAAAAGAGCTACAGTCTTGCGTAGAGGGTCTTATAGGTTCTTGATGAAGGCTAGCCGGGATATCAGGTTCTCCATTGCCTTCCCCTTGACAAGCAGTTTGCATTTGTAGCGCATACATcctacatataaaaaaagcaaatcaatttaatcaaaaaggtaaataaatttattgttagacgtcttaaaaaagattaaaatcttAATGTAAAtctattacttttaaaaatctattttaaatgCACGTCATATCTACTATAAccctgtatataatatatatatatattctaatatatatatatatgtacatatatatatatattctaagtATTTAAATGTCATTTATATTCTTGTCATGCACATGACACATTGTAAAAGCACATTGTGTGTGAGATAGGTACTATCTAAGCATACCGACATAAGATTTTGTATTCCTGTCAGACAAACAGTAGGATTTCTATATACTACAAAgtacaaaaattgtttttcattatattcagAATTAAGATCTATCgcaattcaaattaaaaaggaaaaatatttctaatgtgtataaaataaaggatataatgtatatatgtataatgtttatatgtatagtgTTTGTATGGAtagtaagtataaaaaatcGCTGTCAACTAAACGAtcattccctctttctctttctctctttctctttcattctctttcattctctttacttataataataatgactaAGCAAGTgacaatataattttgatcaaCAGTTTAAATATCCCTTTACCTTAAAAATTTCAGTGGTTCTGTCAATGCTCGTACATACTGATTCGCATGCTCTCGTAATACGAGATGCAAAGTTTAGCTTCAAAGGGGCGAATATCCATGGGGGATGGGGCGCCGGCTCATTGCAAAGAAACCTCAGTAGGGTTGTCCGAGAGGACAAGGGGAATGAGAATTCcatgttgtatatatgtaataatggAAGGGGAAGAGTGGAACGTAGGTACCACCTAGCGGCCACTTGACGAAACATTACTTGACACGCCTGCCGCACTTCTTCCAATCGGTTGAAGTTTAATCTCTATAGCATATTTTGAAAGTATATTTAtcttagattttatatttatttttttttaataaaataataataattaatattataaagttgAGTATTagctatattatattttttatcttgattatgtataaatttaatgtcggaaataaatatttttaattttatatttgtcttatattgtttatcttttataattaataatgagaTAGATAATGTagagttaaatatttaaaattgtaaaaataaaaattcttttataatttatgtgtTACATGATTATTcaaaatatgaatattgtCCTTTGTTATTATGTAGTCTTCATAAAAATGtcttcattgaaaattttcaattcattttaaatatgtattacataGGTGCAATCATAAactcataaattatttaaccaaggctattatttaatgatttttaataacaaaaacaaattcgaaatttctgaaatatagaaaaaagagaaatatataaattaaatataattcacacctctatatatatatatatatgtatatatatatatgtatatgtatatatatgtatatataaaaagaaaaaaacagaactaTCAATTTTACTTACACATCACATGCTGCCAAGTTTATAGAAGCATCTATTATTGGTTAACGAAATGGgtttgataaaaatgtaaagtgagcgatttaatttttttttataacacatttttcattatcttttaagtctatgataattaataattaacaagaaaaaaaaccatTTGCATCAATGTGTCTACGGTAATTATTAAAAGGTACAATTAGCAAATTACCATGTTGTATAGTCATTTTgtagtaataataagtaataatataattgtaatattttcttgataatcatagcgcgatttttctttccatgtGTGATCAATCATttctacaaatataatatatgggatctaattctttatattatatatccacttggattattatcatttatcttttactactatttatatcatttaaccAAATactaaaaatacaaatgtgTTTTGCATACAAGAAGTTTTGAAATCATCCAACTTTTTAATATAGTTTGATGATTTTAAAACTCATATCCATTATACATACTGTTATATTTGCAGCATTACTCACATAGTTAAGGAGCTTATAAAGTAATTGCcatatttaaagatataaatggGCACAAAAGTGATcactttttattgatttaattattgtaataatgcTGAGATATAACACTGCAACGTGTTCATCATATTATAAAGCACCAATTGTTTACCAAGCTTCACATGTATACCATTCTCTAAGATGTACTGAATATGAACAGTTATCACACATGTCAATCAGAATATGATCTTTGGcgcattaatattttatctttcttatattatatgcatacatatgcaGCTACATGGCAGATGTACTTAAAAAGCTCCTTAACAATGTTAGCAGGCTAAAAATTCCTGTTTTAGctttaagatatatttacatagaaaGCTTAGCTCGTTTATAATCTATACAatcatataaatgtaatattcaataaaattgtaacataataatatctaGCCTAGCTATCtataaagagaatattataCATCGAAATTACAGGTGTGTTTCTTTTCCCAATAATTCTTATACTTCTCTTTCatcataattaaattactatatattacatatcatCCCATAATACATGGGATCAGGATCAAAATTGAATGTGTAATtctcttaattttcttctttatatctttatgtacacgtttattattttctttttttttttttcatttcccaTCCAAAATAAGCATATGCTACTATGTACAATATAAGTTTCAATATATCTGTTGGAATATAAATTCCAATAAACATGCAGCATTttaactaaataaattaaactaaTGTTGAGAACAGGAAGAAATTagcaaaatgttttatttcattattcagTGTATCACTGATTGATCAATTTgctaatttttcttattccgaTAAGATCAAATTCAATATGTAATATCTcagtaatgaaataattattttatgaaataaattgcCAAGTAGTCATCAAACTCTTTAAACCAGTTCAAATAAAggatcaaattattttatcgaagattGCACTTATAATTACTTGTATATAGTACAATTATATagtcaaaatattattatttcctgaAATTATTTGTCCAGAGACTATAAGTTATTAGGTCatgcattaataaaaatataatgaaaaacgataaaagtttATCAGTTCTACTGTTTTGcctttaaatttaattataattaaaattgttaaagcagcaactttttaattttctgctgaaaaaattaaaaataattcagaataagagcaaaataaaataatgttatttaatttattaaaaatcaagaaattgcaaatgaaatatattaatgaaaaataatattcaatcaagaagatattaatttctttggggaaaaaaatcaaaaaaaaatttaggaGGTGCGGAGTGATGACTACTGCCAGTTActtaaaattcaaattctcaaccattaatttatatttatacaatataaaactAGATTATCTGATCACGAAAATAATGTATGTAACATAAAtgacatatacacatatttcattatgtatatatacggcTTATGTCTATATACCATAAGTATTGGCAAAAGGATGATGCTaacaaagttttaataaaatgatagcgcgcgaagaataattaataaaaatgacaatGAGATGTTGcacgattttttaattattactaatttttaataaaaatttaaacagTTCCTATATATACAGAGTGAGAGGTGCTTTGTGTATCTTtacaagaaattatttacaaaatatattcattcatatattaCCTATCAAATTAACATTGtattaatagttttttttgtttttttgtttttttttttatatcttaatcttatcattttcatatttttatgcaTGGTTTATGTATATCCCAACGATCCgcatattttcataaataaaataagtcatttttaataatagccTTATACCCCTGTGTTTTCTGCAATATTATAACTACTGACGAACATTTCACTGAAAGACTGTGCTTaccaatttaaaaaatttagaaattgtGTAGTAACTAatgtatatttagaaatataatatagatataaactTAAGTTCTaaacaaaatcttttaaaatcaaataCCATACATCTATGTTTAAACATTGTGATAAAGTGTTAATTTTCAGAAGGTACAAAGTATGTTGTTTTATCTCAGAGGTACTTCAAAATCAATTGTaagatttttatacaaataagaataaatgaaaataatgtgtTCGATACACTGCacctttaaatataatttattatactcaTGAAATATCAAGAATGAGTATAgtgaacattattttttatgcattaacacagaatatatatagaatgagaAATTCTatagaaacaagaagaattaaaatagaataaataaacaactacaaatatttaacatttttttaaacaaaatctaTCAGTGAAGTAGTTGTCATAGTAGCGACCCAAGCCcatcgtttaataaaatttatatctgcagaaataatgtattaaattaCGGCAGTAGAATCAGAGATTTTCATGTTTGacctataaaattttatctttcttttaccatTATTTAATTCCcatgaataagaaataaaaatgatatgaaagaaaaaagaaagaaagaaaaaatattaagaataaagaGCAGAAAGTTATGCCTTCATCTGTGTAAAAAGAATTCTTGCATAATTTTCTGTTGGGTATATtcatgaaagaaaatgtgtatatgtatgtgtgtctgtgcgcgcgcgcgttatatatatacatatacatagcgATGATAtacgcacacgcgcgcgcggctatctatctctctctctctctctctctctctccctctctctacctATGTTGTCTGTCTGCTGTGtgtaatgtgtgtgtgtaggaaGGCATGCGCGTGCGCataaacgtgtgtgtgtgtgtgtatatatatatatatttatatacatatatataaataaaatatatataaataatacacacgcacgcgcgcgcgcgcacacatagAGCTGTAAATATTGACCTCAAACATAAAAATCGAACTTGACCGAAttgcacatatataataatgcgACCTCGttctataaatgaataataataacttgtAATTGGTAAAAGAAAGTTACATAATGACTCGGCAGTTTTAAATCCAGTTTAGTTACTTAGATCAAAACATAAGATGCTGAATAGATTCTGAGTAACTAAACTTTGTTGTTTAGAGGAGTAGATTGCAAGAAAGAATGCTGGACAGTGAAAAATACATcattctcatctttttttttcatattgatCTTCCTTTAGAATTAAGATtcttagatatttaaaaaagtaacatCCAATGACGATCGTTCAGATGGAATACAAATCTTTTCTTATAGTacattattaaagaaaacttgaaaattttatacagaatatacaaaaaatatttaaacgaagcttcaaagtttatatttttcgttcatattttttgtatattttaaaatagatcATTCAGCTTCTTAtgatataacataaatttatttcttttttacaccaTCCAGCGTTCCGATTGCTATAAAACCCCCAGACATATACAATGTTTGTGCGCTATCGACACATACACATTCACCAGGTGGGGTCCAGCCACACGGCGATCAAGTAATCGTTTATAATGGATTGATAATCAGACGGATAGGCCTTGACAAGCGACGGTAGCTAATCACTGTCAAGGTCACTTCCCGAGGGTCATTTGTTTTCTCGGGATATTCGCCTCCGTTTCGCCTGTTCTGCTGCCTCAGTCGTTACTAAAACAATGTTCCCGCTGTACGAGGTGTTTTCAATTAAAACGGTATAGGGAATACGTAACTTAAtttatactaaaaaaaaaaaaaaaaaagagagagaaaaatgaaaaaaaaaacaaaaaaaaatgagagacaaagaaaaaaaagaaaagaaaaaattatgctttttgaatataatataaagatatttttaaatgcttTCTACGTAGACAAATAAATCAGAATAAAGATATGTATTTCTTATTCACTAActttaaaaatgtatcatatttaaaaatgaattatattatgattaacttttaaatgaatattttatacataccaGCTCCACTTCgagtttttcttctatttacgTCTTCTGTAGATCTAGATGCACCCCTTGTATTGCTTGCCGGTGTTGCTAATGGTGAAGCTGTATTCTGTCGAACAGATCGTCTTGTTGTTACTTCTCCTACTGATTCATTACTTGATACTGAAGTACCACGTAGCCTTTCTTTTCCAGCATTCACAGCTGTCGGTGTACTTGCTTGTTTGGTTGTTAATAAACGGCCTTCTCTTTGCACTCTATTACTGGCAttgaaatttgatatattactAGAATTAATTGGACTGCCAGAAACAGTTGTAGTTGAATTTGTTCTAGAATGATAACAATTCATTTACATGGAATACTTCTCGTTAAGTGCGGCTAAGTCAAGTTTACATTACGCTGCACGTAATCACGTATCAGTATTGCTTACTTTTGATCTTTAGGCTTTGGAGAAGCAGCGGTTGTTTCATCTGACAATCTCATTCTTGCTTTTCCTACAGATTCAATCAATGGTTCATCGTCAGAAGAATCTACTTCTACCACAATGGGacctaaaaatataaaattatcaaatcgATTAGATTCAATATGCAAATAAATCTAATCGACCAGcttttataagttttatatttaaggTCAATAGTAATAAACAAGGACAACTGACAActagaaatatttgtttttggCAGTCTTTATAAtgtgataataattcataataatttatgacattataaaaaaaaaagaagtgtgtatgtgtgtaatataatataatatatggtAAGCACACCTTTTTTAGCTTTAGCCAATATGTTGAATCCCTTTTTGGGCTGTTCTTCTTTGCCAGGTATTTGTTTCTTAATAGGTCCAGTTTCTTCTACGCCCATACAAGCTTTGATGAGTTCTGCAGCGTTTTCGGaacattttcgttttcctGGTCGTGGTTGTGGATCATCGGCCGTACTTGATGCTACAGAACTTTCACTTTcttgtcgttttcttttccctacTTTCATAGTTGTTGTATTCGGTGACAATTTAGATGATCCTAACTTTGGACTAGCTTTTGCGTATGGTGATATACTACGTCTTTCCTCCAGCTTATTAG
Proteins encoded:
- the LOC122636743 gene encoding palmitoyltransferase Hip14 isoform X1, which gives rise to MYALQMQTACQGEGNGEPDIPASLHQEPIRPSTQDCSSFDIVRATQYGALDRVTELVEAGADVNQPDAETVTLLHWAAINNYKDIVKYLIAKGAVVDAIGGELVSTPLHWATRQGHLGIVVILMRAGADPTLRDSEGFSCIHLAALFGHTAIVAYLVAKGVNPNMLDKSAMTPLMWSAYKVNSFSFYSLDPTRLLLTLGASHSLTDNLHGNTALHWAIIAKNNTAISTLVHHGASLDVPNFKNETPMTLLGPHIGAAWLGHKISQEIKEKQGRTRTWCRDKRIRWYCMVSTPFIVFYVIGMILQSGLDYLIKLGAFIMLYVGIYSANHFIFDERLFHILPLSIYLATKMWIYVTWVFWLGIHAAWYLWLLLIGGSVPLWICFLQSWRGDPGVITASHEDKLNTIIELAESGGFEPQWFCSSCLVRRPVRSKHCSTCDRCIARFDHHCPWVNNCIGAHNHKYFLGFLASLLGLCIVILSASVQYWQFECWTNLTNGHSADNYLVAAATCDAWIMWIATNTSLHSLWVGMLLACQCYQIMVLGMTTNERMNAGRYTHFKQGNPFHRGALQNAADFCNFSFCGVKAKPSSDWLHSFDLKQSIEKLPLLAAKENFQYV
- the LOC122636743 gene encoding palmitoyltransferase Hip14 isoform X3, whose translation is MYALQMQTACQGEGNGEPDIPASLHQEPIRPSTQDCSSFDIVRATQYGALDRVTELVEAGADVNQPDAETVTLLHWAAINNYKDIVKYLIAKGAVVDAIGGELVSTPLHWATRQGHLGIVVILMRAGADPTLRDSEGFSCIHLAALFGHTAIVAYLVAKGVNPNMLDKSAMTPLMWSAYKVNSFSFYSLDPTRLLLTLGASHSLTDNLHGNTALHWAIIAKNNTAISTLVHHGASLDVPNFKNETPMTLLGPHIGAAWLGHKISQEIKEKQGRTRTWCRDKRIRWYCMVSTPFIVFYVIGMILQSGLDYLIKLGAFIMLYVGIYSANHFIFDERLFHILPLSIYLATKMWIYVTWVFWLGIHAAWYLWLLLIGGSVPLWICFLQSWRGDPGVITASHEDKLNTIIELAESGGFEPQWFCSSCLVRRPVRSKHCSTCDRCIARFDHHCPWVNNCIGAHNHKYFLGFLASLLDNYLVAAATCDAWIMWIATNTSLHSLWVGMLLACQCYQIMVLGMTTNERMNAGRYTHFKQGNPFHRGALQNAADFCNFSFCGVKAKPSSDWLHSFDLKQSIEKLPLLAAKENFQYV
- the LOC122636743 gene encoding palmitoyltransferase Hip14 isoform X2, producing the protein MYALQMQTACQGEGNGEPDIPASLHQEPIRPSTQDCSSFDIVRATQYGALDRVTELVEAGADVNQPDAETVTLLHWAAINNYKDIVKYLIAKGAVVDAIGGELVSTPLHWATRQGHLGIVVILMRAGADPTLRDSEGFSCIHLAALFGHTAIVAYLVAKGVNPNMLDKSAMTPLMWSAYKVNSLDPTRLLLTLGASHSLTDNLHGNTALHWAIIAKNNTAISTLVHHGASLDVPNFKNETPMTLLGPHIGAAWLGHKISQEIKEKQGRTRTWCRDKRIRWYCMVSTPFIVFYVIGMILQSGLDYLIKLGAFIMLYVGIYSANHFIFDERLFHILPLSIYLATKMWIYVTWVFWLGIHAAWYLWLLLIGGSVPLWICFLQSWRGDPGVITASHEDKLNTIIELAESGGFEPQWFCSSCLVRRPVRSKHCSTCDRCIARFDHHCPWVNNCIGAHNHKYFLGFLASLLGLCIVILSASVQYWQFECWTNLTNGHSADNYLVAAATCDAWIMWIATNTSLHSLWVGMLLACQCYQIMVLGMTTNERMNAGRYTHFKQGNPFHRGALQNAADFCNFSFCGVKAKPSSDWLHSFDLKQSIEKLPLLAAKENFQYV